One region of Agrobacterium tumefaciens genomic DNA includes:
- the aac(6') gene encoding aminoglycoside 6'-N-acetyltransferase: MSLQFSIRDAAAFLDDWSLLRHRLWPDASVAEHRAELQNLSDNDAGFIAYDLVGMAIGFADVSLRRDYVNGCDTSPVAFLEGVYVEEEFRGQGVAAALIAEVTRWAISKGVSELASDADIANIDSHRMHAALGFEETERVVYFRKLLPSHS; the protein is encoded by the coding sequence TTGAGCCTGCAATTTTCCATCAGGGACGCCGCAGCATTTCTGGACGACTGGTCCCTTTTGCGCCACCGTTTATGGCCCGATGCCTCCGTTGCCGAACACAGGGCGGAATTGCAGAACCTCTCCGACAACGACGCCGGTTTCATTGCCTATGATCTGGTCGGAATGGCCATCGGTTTTGCCGACGTCAGCCTCCGGCGGGATTATGTCAACGGATGCGATACCTCGCCTGTTGCGTTTCTCGAAGGCGTTTATGTGGAAGAAGAATTCCGCGGTCAGGGCGTTGCCGCGGCATTGATCGCCGAGGTCACCCGCTGGGCGATCAGCAAGGGTGTGAGCGAGCTTGCCTCCGATGCCGATATTGCCAATATCGATTCACACCGCATGCATGCGGCGCTGGGGTTTGAGGAGACCGAACGGGTGGTTTATTTCCGCAAGCTGCTGCCATCGCATTCATGA